GTATATGGATGCTTCGGATTACTATACAATGTGTCCTTGTCTGCAAGCTCGACCATTCTTCCTAAATACATTACGCCGACTCGGTCGCTAATATGTTTTACGACGCTGAGGTCGTGGGCTATAAAGATATATGTAAGGTTAAACTCATCCCGCAATTCTTCCATTAAATTTAAGATTTGTGATTGTACCGATACATCTAACGCAGATACAGGTTCATCACAAATGATTAACTTCGGATTATTTGCTAAAGCACGCGCTATACCGATTCGCTGTCGTTGTCCACCACTAAACTGATGGGGATAACGTGATGCGTGGTATGAGCTGAGTCCAACAACTTCCAGTAGTTCGTGGATCCTTTGCTTACGCTGTTTTGAATCTTTAATACCATGGACTAACAGAGGTTCACTAATGATTTTCTCTACTGTGTGTCTCGGATTTAACGAAGCATATGGGTCCTGGAAGATAATTTGCATATCTCTTCTAAGCTTCCGCATCTCTTCATCGTTAAGATGAGTAATGTCTTGGTCTTCAAACTTCACTTCACCTTCAGACGGTTCAATTAGTCGCAAAATGGACTTTCCGGTCGTAGATTTACCACAACCAGATTCACCAACAATGCCAAGAATTTCACCTTCCATAACGGTAAAAGAGACGTCGTCCACTGCTTTCACTTCACCGACTTTACGGCCGAACACACCGCCTTTTAAATCAAAATATTTCTTGAGTCCGTTAACTTCTAATATTGGTTTCTGCATCTTTTAGTTCATTCCCTTCATTCTCATCATATAAGAAGCATCTTGATTGGCGGCCATTTTCATGGGAAAGAAGTTCTGGTGTTTCCGCAAAGCATCGCTTAAAAGCAAACTCACAACGGTCGGCAAAGCGACACCCGACCATATCCATACTTGGTTTAGGCACAGTACCGGGAATAGAGTACAACCGTTGTTCTTTTTCGTGTAATTTCGGTAAGGAACGGATTAGTCCCTTCGTGTAGGGATGTTTTGGATCTTTTAAAATTTCACGAGTTGTTCCTTCTTCGACCACCTGTCCGCAATACATGACAACAACACGATCACAAACCTCTGCAACAACACCTAAGTCGTGTGTAATCATTAAGATGGCAGTTTCTTTTTCTTTATTCAAGTTTTTCATTAAATCTAATATTTGGGCTTGAATGGTTACATCTAATGCAGTTGTAGGTTCGTCTGCTATGAGCAATTCAGGGTTACATGACATCGCCATCGCAATCATAACTCGTTGCCTCATACCACCTGACAATTGGTGGGGATATTCATCCACAACTGATTCTGCTCTGGGAATTCCAACAAGTTTTAGCAGATTAATAGATTTTAATCTTGCTTCTTTCTTACTAATGTTTTGATGGAGAAGAATAGATTCCATAATTTGATCTCCAATCTTAAAGAGAGGGTCTAAAG
Above is a window of Salirhabdus salicampi DNA encoding:
- a CDS encoding ABC transporter ATP-binding protein yields the protein MADVVLEIKQLHTHFMTDGGEIPAVDGVSFKVHKGEVVGIVGESGSGKSVTSLSVMQLIPSPPGKIVSGDINFKGENLAQVSEKRMREIRGNEIAMIFQEPMTSLDPLFKIGDQIMESILLHQNISKKEARLKSINLLKLVGIPRAESVVDEYPHQLSGGMRQRVMIAMAMSCNPELLIADEPTTALDVTIQAQILDLMKNLNKEKETAILMITHDLGVVAEVCDRVVVMYCGQVVEEGTTREILKDPKHPYTKGLIRSLPKLHEKEQRLYSIPGTVPKPSMDMVGCRFADRCEFAFKRCFAETPELLSHENGRQSRCFLYDENEGNELKDAETNIRS
- a CDS encoding ABC transporter ATP-binding protein, translated to MQKPILEVNGLKKYFDLKGGVFGRKVGEVKAVDDVSFTVMEGEILGIVGESGCGKSTTGKSILRLIEPSEGEVKFEDQDITHLNDEEMRKLRRDMQIIFQDPYASLNPRHTVEKIISEPLLVHGIKDSKQRKQRIHELLEVVGLSSYHASRYPHQFSGGQRQRIGIARALANNPKLIICDEPVSALDVSVQSQILNLMEELRDEFNLTYIFIAHDLSVVKHISDRVGVMYLGRMVELADKDTLYSNPKHPYTQALLSAVPVPDPDEKKERVILEGDVPSPSNPPAGCAFHTRCPKAMDICKEIRPQFEEIGDNHFVACHLYE